The Corylus avellana chromosome ca11, CavTom2PMs-1.0 genome contains the following window.
ATCCCATGGCCaactagggggtggccgaatcaccccaaaaggccaaaaaaaaaaaaaaaagtttttggtgGGGAGCGGACAACCCCTAGGGCCATaagagtggttcggccactcccagACCAGCCGTATGGGGTGGTCGAAACACCCTAGACCAAATGGGGATGGCTCAGCCACTCCCAAACCGGCCGTAGGGGATGGCCAAAACCAACCCCAAGCCAAATGCGCCACCCCCAAATCGGCTGTAGAGGGTGACCAAAACCACCCTGAGGTCAAAATAGAGGTGGCTGGGCCACCCTCAAAGCCTatggggtggtttcagccaccctcAAAAACCATATTGTAATACGAATTGAAATTTAGGTGGATAAAAataaccctttttctttttaacaaataGAATATGATCAAAATATATCTTATACAGCCTTCTCCTTGCCCATAATTCCTCTCTTCCTTTCAAGAATTAACAAAACCTATGAAGAAGTTTCTAGTTTCTTGTAGTACtgaaaaaaaacattgaagagTACTGTTACATACCACATCATTGTTTTATTATGCTAATGTGGCATTGCTAATTCACCATTAACAATGATTGATCTAATGGTGGATTGACAATACAACCTCAATATAATAAGATAATGATGTGATATTAGTGTAGCATAATGcatatagcattattctaaaCCCGTTTTGCCAAATGGCTATGCTATTTGTCATACACCATCCTATCCTCATCCCACTTGACTGCGTGActatgctaatttttttttatcaagtcaattcttattaaaaaataaataaatataaacattaTCAAATTTGCccgataaaataaaaagtgaaatagaaatatgacaaaaatgGAATTTCACTTTGCCAAATAGTAATAGCGCGGAAACGTATGGCCAATAAATGCCGAAGGTCATGCCGAAGGTCTTTCTTGGGCCTGCAAAATCAACCTTCCGACGCACCGTTTTGGCAGCTCCTGCTGTTTGCCCATCCACAACCCCCCAGTCCCTTGCGTGTCATCTATATACAAGTCTCACTGAATTGTGCCTCAGCATTGTTGTCCCATAAATAAAAGTATACCAAATTCCCACTTCCATCATCAGCTAGGCCCATTGATGGACCATTTATAGTTTGCCCATCAGATTCTCAAATTGGGATTTAGCAGTTTTGGCCCATATATCACAAAAAATCAGTGGGCCTAAACTCTACCTCAATCGGATCATTGGTCGGACGGCATTCCCTCTGAAATCTTTTTGTTGCGGAACATGATGTAAAAGAGTAAAGAGATGTTTCCAAGAGGTAATTCAATCAgctgggatcacgcctaatgaagcaaaTGTCACTAGGTTGAATTCTCCTCCCtttcttatgtggacatgtaaaaataaataaataaataaataagagtaaaGGGATGTAAAGAGTTATAAAGGATATATAGATTGTCTAAAATAGTAATTATTTCACTAATTTGATATAACAGTGTCCATGaactattgaataaaaaaaaaacattaaggGGTGATGGGAACGTAATATTTAGGGCCACTCTTTCAAATAAAACTCCCTATGCCAATTGCTCATTTTGTCTTCCTATTCAGATATATTCATATATctctttactatatatatatatatatatgcaattgaTAATGTTGTTTCAAAACACCAATTAGATGGGTCAttgggatggatcatggatcaaATTTCTCTACATTCCTTAATAAATTTCCAAGTACATGGCCCCCTTCCCACGGAAATTCGATTTaacataaaaacaataatattcaaaatggtttttttttttttttttcccatttttccatgttctgtttttggttcctaaaagttgtttttttgggaaataacaacttcaaaataagaagcatgaatatttttctttttcttcccagtttttctttaatttaaaaaataacttctatatatgtcgttcataaaatgttttgaagCTCGTAATTACtgattctatatattttttctgtGAAACATTAGATGAACTCTAATCATGATATGTACCCGTAACCCATCTCATTTAAAGTAagcttctaaaaaaaaaaaaaaaaaaaaaaatagaagaagaaaaaggtgagCTTCTAATTAATCGTGCGATTGCAATAGATGTTTAACTTGTTTGTTGGGCCTTTACAATCAAATCATAGACTTCCTAAAGGCCGCGTAAAGGCTAGCTGAAGCTTCACATCCATCCCATTAATTTTTCACCTTATAATTAAATGACCACATAATATGTTTGCTTAATTACACAATCTAATTGGCTGCTTTTAATTATCAAAGGGTCCAATTAATGTGCGTTTTACGACTTTTGGTTGGTAATTTCATATTCCAAAACGAAGAGCTGAAAACGAGAAAATATTGTTCTCATCCGATCCAGCCAAGTGCTAGGCACAAACTGTACGTTCCAATGAACAAATGTACAATAAAAGTTTGAAGAAATTATGATGATCTTTGAGTTGTATGTCAATGCATTATGaatcatgaaaatgaaaaaaaataaaaaaactaaaattatttagaaaacaCTCAAACATGCACAATAATCAACAACGGGAGATCGATCATCACAAGTCTACGAACAAAGCGAACCAATCAAGAAGACAGattctaaaaacaaaagaaactctttcaattatatttattatgtttCTCCAGCCTGGAACTGATGCTGCGTGCCGGAGTTAATGTTCCGGCCGCACCAAAGAATTCGGCGCACATGTCCATGAAAAATTTGTCGACAATGTCGAGGTAGGCAGGGCAAGTGAGGCGAGAATAGTAATGAAGAACTTCTTCAATGTCCAACAGATGATCCACATTACTCATATCCAACATCTCCAGCTCCCTTAGCTTTTGAACCACCAACCAATTTGTCTTTCCCCCGCGCGTGCGCCTTTTGGAACATGAATAATCTTCTCGTATTTTCCTCTGATCCCCATGATTGTGATATTCCGGCTCTCTCCTTTCTAcaagattcttcttcttcttcttcggcgAGAGCTCCATGAAGCTCCCACTGTAAACCTCAACCTCGCTTTCTTGTTTGTGAGGAGGGGTTTTGGGAAGCCTTTGGTAGTCCCCGGAGAACAAAGACTTGAAGCTTTGTAGGGTTTTCCGGAAGAACTTTTTGGTGCTGGAAATGGAGTTTCTTAGCAGCATTGGTGGGTGTTTATGTGGTGTCGTTTTGaggtttgtttggttgtttcTGGATGAATATCCCCCGTGAAGGTTTCTTTATACAGATAAGAGAAGTGGAGGAGCCAGTGAAGGTTTTTTTAACTTTCtgcaagaaaattaaaagaggcttcctttctttctctcttttgcttctcactttattttctttctcgaTCTCTTTGTCTTCACACGCTCCTTTGTTGTCTCTGTGTTTTCTTCTAGCTTGCTTCCCAACGGGTCcccactctttctctctctctctctctctctgtctgtctgAGTTAGAATAAGAAAGTTATCGTTGCTTTTACTTTTGATGGTGGAGTTGGTGTGTAGCCGCTTTAGGAGAATGAAAGGAGCGGGTGCGGGGGGTTGTTGAATTGGGCCTTTCTCTCCATCGCTCTCTATTCTCTACCGGCTTAATTGCTCCCAATACGTCTATCTACGTGTGATATCAAGGCAAGGTATGTTACTCAACAAGACTGCTTCATCAAACTTCCACAAATTGACAGGATTCTCTCTAGTTCATTTTTACTAGATAATATTCCGTTAGTTATATAAGAAGAATattattgtctttttattttttgaggagacaaaaataaccctccaatataactaactggatattatccagttgaAATGGACTGAAGATGATCTTAATTCATCAAACCGAGTTTTTCCACCTTTCTCTTTTTATGCCCGGCTGGCCTTGGCCTGTGTCCTGGAGCTATCGATACAAGTTTGTCTTTTgagtttgtgattttaaaacgtGAGATTTCAAAGTGCAACTTTCAAAAATATAGTGAAAGTTTGgataaaattgtagtttggcCATTAAAATcgcaaattaaattttaaatcatgTGTTTGTAAAAGCGCACTTTGTTGCTTACGATTTAAACAACACAGGTgttttttacgtttttaaacACTAATGCCAAACATCCTCTTATGTTTCAATCGTGTCTTTCTAAaattgatataacttttaaaattaccattgaatttatgataGATCATTGTTTGATGTTTTATCtcataatgatttttaaaaagcaCGTCAATTTTAGGGGGACTCAATCACTCAAAGGGAtgtttagcattactcttaatttcTAAAAACGCACTCCTAAAcgatatatacattttttacaatttagtttaaaattactTTAAGATGGTTACTAATCCttacaaaacaaataaaaaaattagaaggttcttttaatgatataaaaacCAGTTGCCTGGTGATTATTATCTGGTCACTTGCTTCGCATTTGTTTTAGCCTGGTGTGGTTTttagaaagaggaaaaagacaaaaagtagaagaagaagaagaagaagaagaagaagaagagagagactCACAGATGGTGTTAGGCTGTTAGCAATTTAGCCCGTTAATCATGGGAATGGCTGGATTTGTCCTATTGGACTTTTCCAAGTTTCATTAATGCCCCATTGACCAAAAGTAGTCCTATAAAAACAAGGataagaggatttttttttttcttactgaAGGCCAACCAATCTATATAATGTCTAAAAACCACATAATTTcttagaaattttatttttattttaccacATAATTACTCAGCTAATTTGTAGTGTCAAATAATCACATGCGCCTCACGTGTCAAAACACATGAGAAAACGGTATAGATTTAGTTGTTCGGAGGAAATTTCAGACCTAAAAACAATTGttaatataaaattacaaaaaatgataaaaattattttttcctactATTTCCAAACAGTGAGTAGATGAATCTATCTTTAAATTTGTGTAGGATCATGTAAGTTTACAGATCTAATTGTAGATCCAAACCTTTAAtccctttttttgttctttctgaaACACGTGCTCTTCGATCTGTACATGAATAAGTTGCAGCACAAATTATGTAATTATCAAAAAGAAATGTGAGATAAGTCCCTAAATGGCCAACATTACAGCACTAATTATTATCGTTTTGTGATGATACAGAATGCTTGATCATCATAATCCTCTTGGTACAAGACAGAAATTAGATGGATTTTCTTGATTCAAGTATGattacaaacaaacaagaagTGATTAGAATTCCCTTCTACAACACATCATTATGCCATTGCCACCCAAAATGTTCAAAGCATAAAAAAGAACAGTGCATATTATTTACTGATCACTCTTTCTATGCACACTTCTTACCTATATTATAAATagttttgtatttattaaattaaattcaaatttaacaAAACGAATGAGAAATGTGCATAGGAAATAATAAGAAAACGATACTCCTCTATAGCAACTCTCATCCCATGATCATTATCAATGTTATCCCCCATGTTTTGAGGTCCACGTTTTCTTGTAGTTATATATAGTAAGCGTTCTTTCAGACAACTCATCTATTGGACTGTCTAAAAAACTGCCTTTTTTACAACCCCTTTCTTAGGCTATATGCCCAAAAGCTATTGGATCAGCCCATTCATTTGGTAAATTTCGAGATGTTAGGTTTATCTTGCATTGTAATGTTTGTAATGGGGTTTATGTTGAGGTGCCCTACTCCCtcattttgctttctttttttttttttttttttttttctttttttttaattcatgcCGTctcacttatttaaaaaaaatatgaaaacttaaaaaaaaaaaaaaaaaaatcactttcacATCGTTTTTGTAAACTTTTTTGTACCTATGATGTCAATTTGCAAGGACCAAAACGCTCTGAATTAGGACATTTCCAGCTAATCACAGTTGCATGATGAATATCACTTCCTGGGTCGGGCCCTTTGGAGTCATAATCCAAGTTGGGCCTACTTGGACTCAAATTTCAAACGTATGGACCTCCGacttcttacttttatatcccACCCTAAATGCATATATTGCTCTTTTCACCAGCTATCCTAATTGCCTAATTCATTCatgctttaattattaataaaatattgttgtCTATTAAGCCCTCAAAAAAAGCAAGATTACCaaaaattacatgtattttaTATCATCAACTaatctaattttaatttgttaagtCCGTTTTATCCTCCTTCCAACTAATTATCACACGTTTATTAATTGCCTCTAATTCTACACATTTTATAGTCTgataaaataagcaaaaaaaaaccttgaaaaCAGAAAGTGGTGAAAGGAAAGCACATGTGAAGTGGTGCACAATCATGAAAGCTGTCACCCAATTTGATTAATTAGGTTAATGCAGGTAGGTATAAGGTATTGACCTTATTATCCAATTGCCCATTACAGCactgagtatatatatatatataatacagtTGTCGGCGGCTCAAGTGGGTACGTAAAATAGTGTTTTCAGCTGATGACGATGACTAAAGAACGGCTACGGTCTAACCGATTGAGACAGTTGTAGTTTACGACCATTGGCAATACGCCACGCGTCCAAGAGTTGGAACCAGTCCCTGTccagaagagaaggaaaagagtGAGACCTTCCCGGCACTCTCAAGCCTCACAACCCGTGCTTCTTAAGACTACACACGTCTCATTTTTTTCACTCCCTTGACCACTCTCCAAAAGACTtgcaaataaaaagatttttttttttacaaaaaaaaaaaacaaaaaagttaaaaaaacacTTATGTGGTGTGGTTGAGCTTCAAATAACTTATAACTGTTATTTTAAAACTGTTAATTGTCTAAGGCAGAGTTGTCATTACTGAAATCTAATAAATGCTTAAGAATGTTGCAGTTGGTTTAAGGGTGAAATAATTCTCCACTTGAGGTATGAGAACATCACAAGAACTCTATTCAAGGCTGAAGAATAGCACAACTTTCACAAATGTTTTATTCACTTTAATTTGTCCTTAATGACAAAAtgatctttaaataaaaataaaaggacaaaaagtctgtttgggtgtgcattttaaaaaaataatatgcgtttttaaacaaaattgcaattttagagtgtttggaattgcgattttaaaaatgcaaattttaaaatcgtagaaaaatctgcgatttctataagctgactaggggcgcttatttgaaaaaatgcgaatttagactaaaatcacaatttcgctTAAAACCACAATATTGGcacaatatttacctatttggccatgaaaccgcaattatatgttaatgttatccaaacactcaattgataaaaaaaaaaattacttattaacatgttttaccaaacgcttatgcgatttaaaaaagtagcaatttcaaaaatgaaatttttaaaatcgcacttattgaaattgcactcccaaacgggcccaaAGTtctcctccaaactgggttagagaaaattcctccaacttattctataaaaatgacatgtgttacttttcatgtgagaaacacatgctttttaaatagcaagtgaaaaacacattattttttaataaaatttcttccaactttgtCATTACAATTAATAGAAGTATGTGTTTCTCAAGTGTAGAGGACACATATCTTTTGTATAGAATaatttcttccaacccaattttaaaaaaaattcgtccaaaataaaagaaggtaATACCtaaatgaatacaaagtcttaaTTAATCTTAATCCTAATTTTCAATAACATaatctttatttaaaatgatacaatcctaatgaattggaATGAATTCCAATTCAACTATTACATCTATCTTACTCTAAACATGTCCCTATTAATCTTGGGCTTATATTCTTTCTGTAAACCTCAACAGCTTCCCCCATATTTTCTCATTCCATTGTGTTTCTCTTTGTTAAAGTATATAGAAAATGTATGATATTTTACCTATATTCAATATTTGATTGatacttaaattaatattctctatttaatggctaattgtaattaaatcaatgaaatttgataattttgattaCCATGCTTATATTTACTCACCACCCTATAAATatgggatccggatcccctccaATTCTTAAAGAATTTTAGTTTCTCAAATTCCTAAATCTGACATTTTATTATATCTAAGGATTAAAATAAATGCCACATTTTATGGTCTTCTTATAAAATAACTCATTATATTCCCCAAATAAAAAGGCAAAGCAtaaatggtcttttttttttttttttagaagtgatttatttattttgtttctctctcaaaacaaaaaataatgtaCAACTCATTTTtctcccaaaacaaaaacaacttacACTTTTTCTTCCCATgtcaaagtgaaataaaatcttagcttttttaacttttttcggtatatatatataagtgttgTGCCTttataaacaaaacataaaaccaagctcatgaccaaacggtcatagTAAACATAAATGCCATAAAAGCTTCTTAATGGACAAATGGCTTTAGATCTTGGTCAACACctcttctcacttttttttttttttttttttcaagcaacgGTCAAAACTgtagaaaactaaattaaagtgatttcttttttccataGAATTGTTTTAATACCCAACggtaataaaaaatattaagtaataatcatatataaCTGAATAAAAAAGATTGTTTGTAAACAATATTAATGCCCAAACCgttataaaccaaaataattaaagctatttttatttctcataaaaactcatgaagataataatatcaaatgataaaacggTTTCAAAGGattaaaaatgaatgtttgtaacacatatatattacaacaaaagaagcatcaagttgtttttgttttgggaggGAAATGAATTGTacgtttgttttttgttttgagagggaaacgaaataaataaataaattctaaaaataataagacTATTTATGcgttgcttttttattttgagaatataataagttattttgtttccttaataAGACCAtaaccatggctctgataccacttgttgggGAGATAAAGTGGTTATAATGTTTTTACCCATACTACATTAGTATACGTAATTTAACACCACTCTAGTCCAAAAACCTGAGTAAATTAATGGGTTATGATCCACTTAGATATATTAATTACTCTCAATAACTACTTGGATATTCAATATCCATTCTTCCCTACTTAATAGGATAGGCTCCAACCCATAAATAATAACTAAGTAATAACAATGACAAGTCTTTTTAgtaacttttaatttattggtgattttaatgctataagtctttttagaaTCCTCTTAGAAtcattccaaatgtgatgtggcttttaaaatcaccaataaattaaaagttaataaatcacatctcaaattcaacggtgattttaaaagccatatcataTTTGC
Protein-coding sequences here:
- the LOC132166655 gene encoding uncharacterized protein LOC132166655; its protein translation is MLLRNSISSTKKFFRKTLQSFKSLFSGDYQRLPKTPPHKQESEVEVYSGSFMELSPKKKKKNLVERREPEYHNHGDQRKIREDYSCSKRRTRGGKTNWLVVQKLRELEMLDMSNVDHLLDIEEVLHYYSRLTCPAYLDIVDKFFMDMCAEFFGAAGTLTPARSISSRLEKHNKYN